The following proteins are encoded in a genomic region of uncultured Hyphomonas sp.:
- a CDS encoding DNA starvation/stationary phase protection protein: MATEALDIRKPNFSTSNGISEEDRKKIADALGIVLADTYMLFIKTQGVHWNVTGPTFMGVHKLTEEQYENMYEAIDELAERIRALGHKAPASYTKYGELSSINDRDEEQSVERMLKMLIADHETAVLNMRAATEWCEEKNDYVTADMLTERMSWHEQAVWMLKSLAADK; the protein is encoded by the coding sequence ATGGCCACCGAGGCCCTTGATATCAGGAAACCCAATTTTTCGACCAGCAACGGCATTTCGGAGGAAGACCGGAAAAAGATCGCCGACGCACTCGGTATCGTTCTGGCCGACACCTACATGCTGTTCATCAAGACCCAGGGCGTACACTGGAACGTCACCGGACCGACCTTCATGGGCGTGCACAAGCTGACGGAAGAGCAGTATGAAAACATGTACGAAGCCATAGATGAGCTGGCGGAACGGATCCGCGCGCTCGGCCACAAGGCGCCGGCGAGCTACACCAAGTATGGCGAGCTGTCGTCGATCAACGACCGGGATGAGGAGCAGTCCGTCGAGCGCATGCTCAAGATGCTGATTGCAGACCACGAGACCGCCGTCCTGAATATGCGTGCCGCAACGGAGTGGTGCGAAGAAAAGAACGACTATGTGACGGCAGACATGCTGACGGAGCGGATGTCCTGGCACGAGCAGGCCGTCTGGATGCTGAAATCCCTGGCTGCCGACAAGTAA